From Bacteroidales bacterium, the proteins below share one genomic window:
- a CDS encoding pyruvate, phosphate dikinase: MTQKPVANPEDFYKLLAQSKERLKELAAINQAIAIIKEGKSIQDTLHQLCLILPDAWQFPEHTIVRIKYGQYEFQSSGFKETPWCQKQDFETIDGGFGFIEVYYTQEFPTEFEGPFLKEERDLINNITNILTGYLNSIKGKDIIREVKVIQKRKPEGDTTTSKRLLQKFINQHNADRDIYHDLMPFKVKEILLISTLYDAYSIEKEDRLTDNILGEYSKLSLSTVPRITGVSNLDEALEKLDEKYFNMIIIMMGADTQTPLEMSKKIKSEYNYIPLYLLVNNSVIVNEMEKNPVTISSIDRVFVWNGEPKVFFTMIKLLEDRVNIENDTRIALTRVILLVEDSPKYYSRYLPLLYSSVLEQTKRIIEDVSTDDLYKVLRIRIRPKIILAGTYEEAIELFTRYKNYMLCLISDVKFYKNNILDENAGVQLVTHVRKELPNLPIIIQSYEQDKEEMAFKLKAAFLNKNSEILMQEIKNFLSNFLGFGDFVFRDSLGNPLTIASTMEEFERALRIIPDESLLYHSQKNHFSMWLAARGEIQVARIIHPSTIEDFTNSEELREYLLNTLKKYRQEKRRGKIVGFDTAWEVDESNIVSLAEGSFGGKGRGLSFINTLIYTFDISQYTPNINLRTPRTSIIGTSEYEGFMMRNGLYEKVFASSSYVEIQKHFLEGELSDQLKIRLDRLLQIYHRPLAVRSSGLLEDSIMQPFAGIFETYIVPNNHPDKHIRLKQAMDAIKLVYASVFSDTARGYIKAINYKIEDERMAVIIQEVVGNTYGNYYYPHISGVAQSYNYYPFGHIQPEDGFANMAVGLGKYVVEGERSYRFCPKYPTIINYSNADLIKNSQVEFFAVDLSKHNLNLLEGEEAGLARLHMYESEQHGTLKHCVSVFNPENNSLTPGLGQSGPRVVNFANILKYNYVPLAQSIQVLLDVVKEALGAACEIEFAVDLNRDTNYKSSFFLLQIKPMLGNTQEYKVNLDSIDMSKVILMSMNGMGNGYINTISDIVYIKRESFDKSMTPDMAIEVNSINNKLIEQNRRYILIGPGRWGSRDRWIGIPVTWPQISQAKIIVETSFEDFPLDASYGSHFFHNVISMNVGYCSVQDGDTKTKIAWDVLNSMPSVNETKFFRHVQLPKPLVVRMDGRQRLIVASIE; encoded by the coding sequence ATGACTCAGAAACCTGTTGCAAACCCCGAGGATTTTTACAAATTACTGGCTCAGAGCAAGGAAAGACTGAAGGAACTTGCTGCTATTAATCAAGCTATTGCTATAATTAAGGAGGGAAAATCAATACAGGATACATTGCACCAGCTATGCTTAATACTACCTGATGCATGGCAATTCCCAGAGCATACAATTGTTAGAATAAAGTATGGACAGTACGAATTTCAGTCATCTGGGTTTAAGGAAACCCCTTGGTGTCAAAAACAAGATTTTGAGACTATTGATGGTGGTTTTGGATTCATTGAGGTTTACTATACACAGGAGTTTCCAACCGAATTCGAAGGTCCTTTTTTGAAAGAAGAGAGAGATCTAATTAATAATATCACCAATATTTTAACAGGTTATCTCAATAGTATTAAGGGCAAAGATATTATTCGTGAAGTTAAAGTAATTCAAAAACGTAAACCTGAAGGAGACACCACTACAAGCAAAAGACTCTTACAAAAATTTATAAACCAGCATAATGCCGACAGGGACATTTATCATGATTTGATGCCCTTTAAGGTTAAAGAGATATTACTGATTTCAACTCTATATGATGCGTACAGCATAGAAAAAGAGGATAGGCTAACCGATAATATTCTTGGTGAGTACTCAAAACTCAGTCTTTCAACGGTACCCCGTATCACAGGTGTTTCTAATCTTGATGAAGCTCTTGAAAAACTAGATGAAAAGTATTTCAACATGATTATTATCATGATGGGAGCAGATACTCAGACTCCTCTTGAGATGAGCAAGAAAATCAAGAGTGAGTACAACTATATACCTTTATATTTACTCGTTAACAATAGCGTCATCGTTAACGAGATGGAAAAGAACCCTGTAACCATCTCAAGTATCGATAGAGTATTCGTTTGGAATGGTGAACCGAAGGTCTTCTTTACCATGATTAAACTGTTGGAAGATAGGGTTAATATTGAGAATGATACACGAATTGCTCTTACGCGGGTTATTCTGCTTGTTGAAGATTCACCAAAGTACTATTCACGATATCTCCCTCTATTATATAGCAGCGTGCTAGAACAGACAAAGCGGATAATAGAGGATGTTAGCACGGATGATTTATATAAGGTATTAAGAATTAGGATTAGACCTAAAATCATTCTCGCAGGTACCTATGAGGAGGCTATTGAGCTCTTTACAAGGTATAAGAATTATATGCTTTGCTTAATTTCCGATGTAAAATTTTATAAGAATAATATTCTTGATGAGAATGCAGGAGTTCAGTTGGTTACTCATGTGCGAAAAGAGTTGCCAAATTTGCCCATTATTATCCAGTCTTATGAACAGGATAAGGAGGAGATGGCTTTTAAACTAAAGGCTGCATTCCTAAATAAGAACTCTGAGATATTGATGCAGGAAATAAAAAATTTCTTGAGCAACTTCCTTGGATTTGGCGATTTTGTTTTCAGGGATTCTTTGGGAAATCCCTTAACCATTGCATCAACTATGGAAGAGTTTGAGAGAGCTCTTAGGATAATTCCGGATGAGAGCCTTTTATACCATTCCCAGAAAAACCACTTTTCGATGTGGCTGGCTGCACGTGGTGAGATACAGGTAGCCCGAATTATTCACCCATCTACAATTGAAGATTTCACTAATTCAGAGGAACTTCGGGAATATCTTTTGAATACCCTAAAAAAATATAGGCAAGAGAAGCGTAGGGGAAAAATTGTTGGCTTTGATACCGCCTGGGAAGTAGACGAGAGCAATATAGTTAGCCTTGCCGAAGGCTCCTTTGGGGGAAAAGGGAGGGGTCTGTCATTTATCAATACCCTAATTTACACTTTTGATATATCACAGTATACTCCAAACATCAATCTTAGAACACCACGTACATCAATTATTGGTACTAGTGAGTACGAGGGTTTTATGATGAGAAATGGATTGTACGAAAAGGTTTTCGCATCATCAAGTTATGTCGAGATACAAAAACATTTTTTGGAAGGAGAACTATCCGATCAATTAAAGATAAGGTTAGATAGATTACTACAAATATATCATCGGCCGTTAGCTGTTCGTTCATCTGGCTTGCTCGAAGATTCAATAATGCAACCTTTTGCGGGCATCTTTGAAACCTATATTGTACCGAACAATCACCCCGATAAGCATATTCGCCTGAAACAGGCTATGGATGCTATTAAATTAGTTTATGCATCTGTTTTTTCCGATACAGCACGTGGATATATAAAAGCTATTAACTATAAGATTGAGGATGAGCGTATGGCTGTTATTATCCAAGAGGTTGTTGGTAATACTTATGGGAATTACTATTACCCCCATATAAGCGGGGTTGCACAATCCTATAACTACTACCCATTTGGACATATTCAACCTGAGGATGGATTTGCTAATATGGCTGTTGGTCTTGGGAAATATGTTGTTGAAGGTGAAAGATCCTACCGGTTTTGTCCAAAATATCCTACTATTATTAATTATTCCAATGCCGATTTGATAAAAAATTCTCAGGTTGAATTTTTTGCGGTAGATCTATCAAAACACAATCTCAACCTGCTCGAAGGTGAAGAGGCTGGACTTGCACGTCTCCATATGTATGAGTCTGAACAGCATGGTACTCTCAAACACTGTGTTTCTGTTTTTAATCCAGAGAATAATTCGTTAACTCCTGGTCTAGGCCAATCTGGTCCAAGAGTTGTAAATTTTGCTAATATTCTTAAATATAACTATGTTCCATTAGCACAGTCAATTCAGGTTCTTTTGGATGTTGTAAAAGAAGCTTTGGGTGCAGCATGTGAAATAGAATTTGCAGTTGACTTAAATAGGGATACAAACTATAAATCCTCATTCTTCTTGCTGCAAATAAAACCAATGCTTGGTAATACTCAGGAATATAAGGTGAATCTTGACTCTATTGATATGAGTAAGGTAATTCTTATGTCGATGAATGGCATGGGGAATGGGTATATCAACACAATCTCCGATATTGTTTATATAAAGCGTGAATCATTCGATAAATCGATGACTCCTGATATGGCTATTGAAGTCAACTCAATAAATAATAAACTAATTGAACAAAATAGACGCTACATTCTGATTGGCCCCGGACGATGGGGTAGCCGTGATAGGTGGATTGGAATTCCTGTTACATGGCCGCAAATTTCGCAGGCAAAAATTATAGTTGAAACAAGTTTTGAAGATTTTCCATTGGATGCATCTTATGGTTCCCACTTTTTCCATAATGTAATTTCAATGAATGTTGGCTATTGTTCAGTTCAGGATGGAGATACCAAAACAAAAATTGCCTGGGATGTTCTGAATAGTATGCCTAGTGTAAATGAAACAAAGTTTTTCAGACATGTTCAACTTCCGAAACCATTGGTAGTTAGGATGGATGGTAGACAGAGATTGATAGTTGCAAGTATTGAATAA
- the gdhA gene encoding NADP-specific glutamate dehydrogenase, translating to MKNQAIEQKVNKFMAQVAAKNPSELEFHQAVREVIESIIPYMEENPVYYNEKILERITEPERVLMFRVPWIDDKGEIQVNRGFRIEMNSAIGPYKGGLRFHPTVNLGILKFLAFEQVFKNSLTTLPMGGGKGGSDFDPKGKSDKEVMRFCQSFMTELCRHIGPDTDVPAGDIGVGGREIGYMFGQYKRIRNEFTGVLTGKGRLWGGSLIRPEATGYGNVYFAQEMLKTRGESFKGKVVTVSGSGNVAQYTVEKVNEFGGKCVTLSDSEGFIYDPKGIDAEKLKFVMWLKNEKRGRIKEYADKFKCDYFPGERPWGIKCDVALPSATQNEINGEEAKILVKNGCYCVSEGANMPSTPEAVEVYIKNKILFGPGKAANAGGVATSGLEMSQNSLRLSWTREEVDQRLHQIMIDIHETCKKYGTKEDGYINYVDGANIGGFVKVANSMIDQGAV from the coding sequence ATGAAAAACCAAGCTATTGAACAAAAAGTTAACAAATTCATGGCTCAAGTAGCGGCTAAGAATCCTTCTGAACTTGAATTCCATCAGGCTGTAAGGGAAGTAATCGAGAGTATTATTCCTTACATGGAAGAGAATCCTGTATACTATAATGAAAAGATTCTTGAGAGAATTACTGAGCCAGAAAGAGTATTAATGTTTAGAGTACCTTGGATTGATGATAAAGGCGAAATTCAAGTAAACCGTGGTTTCCGTATTGAGATGAATAGTGCAATTGGACCATACAAAGGTGGATTACGTTTCCATCCAACTGTAAACCTTGGTATTTTGAAATTCCTTGCGTTCGAACAAGTTTTCAAAAATAGTTTAACTACTCTACCTATGGGTGGTGGTAAAGGTGGTTCTGATTTCGATCCTAAAGGAAAATCAGATAAAGAGGTTATGCGTTTCTGCCAAAGTTTTATGACTGAACTTTGTCGTCATATTGGCCCAGATACTGACGTTCCAGCTGGTGATATAGGAGTAGGTGGTCGTGAAATTGGTTACATGTTTGGTCAATACAAACGTATCCGTAATGAGTTTACTGGTGTTCTTACTGGAAAAGGTAGACTTTGGGGTGGTTCATTAATTCGTCCAGAAGCAACTGGTTATGGCAATGTATATTTTGCACAAGAAATGCTAAAAACTCGTGGTGAGAGTTTTAAAGGTAAAGTTGTAACAGTTTCTGGTTCAGGAAACGTTGCTCAATACACCGTTGAAAAAGTTAACGAGTTTGGTGGAAAATGCGTTACCCTTTCAGATTCTGAAGGATTTATCTACGATCCTAAAGGAATTGACGCTGAAAAACTAAAATTCGTAATGTGGCTAAAGAATGAGAAACGTGGCCGTATTAAAGAATATGCCGATAAGTTTAAATGTGATTATTTTCCAGGTGAACGTCCATGGGGAATCAAGTGTGATGTAGCTTTACCAAGCGCAACACAGAACGAAATCAACGGCGAAGAAGCTAAGATTCTTGTTAAGAATGGTTGCTATTGCGTTTCTGAAGGTGCAAATATGCCATCAACACCTGAGGCTGTTGAAGTTTACATTAAGAATAAGATTTTATTTGGCCCTGGTAAAGCAGCTAACGCTGGTGGAGTTGCAACATCTGGTCTTGAAATGTCACAGAACTCACTTCGTTTATCATGGACACGTGAAGAGGTTGATCAAAGATTACATCAGATTATGATCGACATTCACGAAACATGTAAGAAATATGGTACAAAAGAGGATGGTTATATCAACTACGTTGATGGAGCTAACATCGGCGGATTCGTTAAAGTAGCCAACTCAATGATTGATCAAGGAGCAGTTTAA
- the nuoE gene encoding NADH-quinone oxidoreductase subunit NuoE, with translation MRIQRLQPESKPIAKGEPINVVLLEPLLDKYKGKKGSLIPLLQGAQEMFGYIPREAFDKISKVSGISLSDMYGVATFYSQFRLAPVGKYIIKVCHGTACHVQNADAISDAIKEALNVKDGETTEDKMFTLESVACLGCCSLAPVMMIGEEAYGKLTGNSAVKIIKDIKIKESQSN, from the coding sequence ATGCGCATACAAAGACTCCAACCTGAATCAAAACCAATCGCCAAAGGGGAACCCATAAATGTTGTCCTGTTAGAGCCTTTACTTGACAAGTATAAAGGCAAAAAAGGTAGTCTTATTCCACTTTTACAAGGTGCTCAGGAAATGTTTGGGTATATCCCAAGGGAAGCATTTGATAAAATATCAAAAGTATCGGGCATTAGTCTCAGCGACATGTATGGAGTAGCTACATTCTATTCCCAGTTCAGACTTGCACCTGTAGGCAAATATATTATAAAAGTTTGCCATGGAACTGCTTGTCACGTTCAAAATGCCGATGCAATCTCCGATGCTATTAAAGAAGCATTAAATGTAAAGGACGGAGAAACTACCGAAGACAAGATGTTTACCCTCGAATCGGTTGCCTGTCTTGGGTGCTGCTCTCTTGCTCCTGTTATGATGATAGGTGAAGAGGCATATGGCAAACTCACAGGCAATTCTGCCGTGAAAATTATCAAGGATATTAAAATAAAAGAAAGCCAAAGCAATTAG